One Phaenicophaeus curvirostris isolate KB17595 unplaced genomic scaffold, BPBGC_Pcur_1.0 scaffold_617, whole genome shotgun sequence genomic window carries:
- the POLR1H gene encoding DNA-directed RNA polymerase I subunit RPA12 isoform X2, with protein sequence MTLPPSCFRSCLDFCPECGSVLPRPGPPSTVRCPRCSFALLSADFEGKIVRSTVEFNRLEAGGGRGGEPEPSLGGPLVERRLPRCSHEGMSYRTRQMRSADEGQTVFYTCPRCRFQEKEDS encoded by the exons ATGACGCTGCCCCCCTCGTGCTTCCGATCCTGCCTGGATTTCTGCCCCGAGTGCGGCTCCGTCCTGCCCCGTCCCGGCCCCCCCAGCACCGTTCGCTGCCCCCGCTGCTCCTTCGCCCTGCTCAGCGCCg ATTTCGAAGGGAAAATCGTCCGCAGCACCGTGGAGTTTAACCGGCTGGAGGccggggggggcagggggggcgaGCCCGAGCCCAGCCTGGGGGGGCCCCTG gttGAGCGGCGGCTGCCCCGCTGCTCCCACGAGGGGATGTCGTATCGCACCCGCCAGATGCGCTCGGCCGACGAGGGTCAAACCGTCTTCTACACCTGCCCCCGGTGCCG gtTTCAGGAGAAGGAGGATTCCTGA
- the POLR1H gene encoding DNA-directed RNA polymerase I subunit RPA12 isoform X1, producing MGKMIGAMTLPPSCFRSCLDFCPECGSVLPRPGPPSTVRCPRCSFALLSADFEGKIVRSTVEFNRLEAGGGRGGEPEPSLGGPLVERRLPRCSHEGMSYRTRQMRSADEGQTVFYTCPRCRFQEKEDS from the exons ATGGGGAAGATGATTGGGG cCATGACGCTGCCCCCCTCGTGCTTCCGATCCTGCCTGGATTTCTGCCCCGAGTGCGGCTCCGTCCTGCCCCGTCCCGGCCCCCCCAGCACCGTTCGCTGCCCCCGCTGCTCCTTCGCCCTGCTCAGCGCCg ATTTCGAAGGGAAAATCGTCCGCAGCACCGTGGAGTTTAACCGGCTGGAGGccggggggggcagggggggcgaGCCCGAGCCCAGCCTGGGGGGGCCCCTG gttGAGCGGCGGCTGCCCCGCTGCTCCCACGAGGGGATGTCGTATCGCACCCGCCAGATGCGCTCGGCCGACGAGGGTCAAACCGTCTTCTACACCTGCCCCCGGTGCCG gtTTCAGGAGAAGGAGGATTCCTGA
- the MGAT1 gene encoding alpha-1,3-mannosyl-glycoprotein 2-beta-N-acetylglucosaminyltransferase — translation MLKKSSLVLWGAALFIAWNGLLLLFLWSRPPSSSSSSSSSSSSSLEGDRLTAEVIRLAQDAETELERQKELLRQIHRYSRLWGERRGARLPPQPPPPPLPPSPVPPLLLTEPSGPVLPVLVMACDRSTVRRCLDKLLRYRPSAQRFPVIVSQDCGHAETARVIASYGDAVAHIRQPDLGDVPVPPEHRKFQGYYKIARHYRWALGQVFRAFRYRAAIVVEDDLEVAPDFFEYFQATFPLLLADRSLWCVSAWNDNGKEQMVDVGRAELLYRTDFFPGLGWLLLAELWDELEPKWPRAFWDDWMRQPEQRRERSCIRPEVSRTMTFGRKGVSHGQFFDQYLKFIKLNDRFVPFTRLDLSYLRREEYERSFLAEVYAAPELRLDELQGNRRRELGAVRLQYRGRDAFKAFAKALGLMDDLKSGVPRAGYRGIVSFVYRGRRVYLAPPADWTGYDPTWS, via the coding sequence ATGCTGAAGAAGAGCAGCTTGGTGCTGTGGGGGGCGGCGCTCTTCATCGCCTGGAacggcctcctcctcctcttcctctggagCCGcccgccctcctcctcctcctcctcctcctcctcatcatcatcatccttgGAAGGCGACCGCTTGACGGCCGAGGTGATCCGCTTGGCTCAAGATGCCGAAACCGAACTGGAGCGCCAAAAGGAGCTGCTGCGCCAAATCCACCGCTACAGCCGCCTGTGGGGCGAGCGGCGCGGCGCTCGGCTCCCTCCTCAACCCCCTCCGCCCCCTCTGCCGCCTTCGCCGGTACCTCCGCTCCTCCTCACCGAGCCCTCCGGCCCCGTCTTACCGGTGCTGGTGATGGCCTGCGACCGCAGCACCGTCCGCCGCTGCCTCGACAAGCTCCTCCGCTACCGCCCTTCGGCTCAGCGCTTCCCCGTCATCGTCAGCCAGGACTGCGGCCACGCCGAAACGGCTCGCGTCATCGCCTCGTACGGCGACGCCGTCGCTCACATCCGCCAGCCGGACCTGGGCGACGTGCCGGTGCCCCCCGAGCACCGCAAATTCCAAGGTTATTACAAAATCGCTCGGCATTACCGCTGGGCGCTGGGGCAGGTTTTCCGCGCCTTCCGCTACCGCGCCGCCATCGTGGTGGAGGACGATTTGGAAGTGGCGCCCGATTTCTTCGAGTATTTCCAAGCCACCTTCCCGCTGCTCCTCGCCGACCGCAGCCTCTGGTGCGTCTCCGCTTGGAAcgacaatggcaaagagcaGATGGTGGACGTGGGCCGAGCCGAGCTGCTCTACCGCACCGATTTCTTCCCCGGCTTGGGCTGGTTGCTCTTAGCCGAGCTCTGGGATGAGCTCGAACCCAAGTGGCCTCGAGCGTTTTGGGACGATTGGATGCGTCAACCGGAGCAGCGCCGCGAGCGCTCCTGCATCCGCCCCGAGGTCTCGCGGACGATGACGTTCGGCCGCAAAGGCGTGAGCCACGGCCAGTTTTTCGATCAGTATTTAAAGTTCATCAAACTCAACGACCGTTTCGTGCCTTTCACCCGCCTCGACCTCTCGTACCTCCGCCGGGAAGAGTACGAACGCTCCTTCCTCGCCGAGGTTTACGCCGCGCCCGAGCTGCGGCTCGACGAGCTGCAGGGCAACCGGCGCCGCGAGCTGGGGGCCGTGCGGCTGCAGTACCGCGGCCGCGACGCCTTCAAAGCCTTCGCCAAAGCCTTGGGGCTCATGGACGACCTCAAATCCGGCGTCCCCCGCGCCGGCTACCGCGGCATCGTCAGCTTCGTTTACCGCGGACGCCGCGTCTACCTGGCGCCGCCGGCCGACTGGACGGGCTACGATCCCACGTGGAGTTAG